The following are encoded together in the Nymphaea colorata isolate Beijing-Zhang1983 chromosome 14, ASM883128v2, whole genome shotgun sequence genome:
- the LOC116267498 gene encoding protein-tyrosine sulfotransferase-like isoform X2 gives MAGWAAKNSVVVLLAACAYAIKLMASASPSMEDGFESCENIVQSWADSSYASDDEIEAKQLRSLHDFLFFLHVPRTGGFALTKCLLMQLYHDKVCPITCDMQGWDSRKPKCRVHNAHGDYSLLSKLPKKRTSVVTMVRHPLDRVISIYELSTVRAARYLLYPNMTSATEAAERQCYERPHDVCLLDMWPFKHLMPRLAVELFARRDARRNQSMMSEEINPYNINQIAMPLHDFVNDPLVHELVHNAITLQVAGLTEKSCLEESHAIRHCLRMHPSLGNYVCDVAKKRLDKMFFVGLTEKHRESMEMFAQSIEVELQSLTTTSQEKNSSLTDVEIEKFNIQQNLFTAKYGQKFLLGNPNTSNGNMTVEKLMEAYDACAPRLQELRTFEYTHFLKEVYPINFSKKARKQIQDSIIQQILLFNKLDIELHKHAEAIFKQQHERLKQRLNKVVSQKVSSTSNWLSKKVVAGTVLLSILALLLYAQQARSKLKDN, from the exons ATGGCTGGTTGGGCGGCCAAGAATTCTGTGGTGGTTCTGCTGGCAGCATGTGCATATG CAATAAAGTTAATGGCATCCGCTTCTCCCTCGATGGAGGATGGTTTTGAGAGCTGTGAGAATATTGTCCAGAGTTGGGCAGATTCATCTTATGCTTCTGATGATGAGATCGAAGCAAAGCAATTAAGGAGCTTACAcgacttccttttcttcctccatGTACCCAGAACTGGGGGATTTGCATTAACAAAATG CCTTCTCATGCAGCTCTATCATGACAAAGTCTGCCCCATCACATGTGACATGCAAGGGTGGGATTCAAG AAAACCAAAGTGCAGAGTGCATAATGCACATGGTGACTATAGCCTGCTGTCCAAATTGCCAAAGAAAAGGACTTCAGTGGTGACTATGGTGCGCCACCCGCTGGATCGAGTGATCAGCATATATGAGTTGTCCACAGTAAGGGCGGCTAGGTATCTGCTTTATCCAAACATGACTTCGGCCACGGAAGCGgcagaaagacaatgctatgaGCGGCCTCATGATGTGTGTCTCTTGGATATGTGGCCGTTTAAGCATTTGATGCCAAGGTTGGCAGTGGAGCTTTTTGCAAGG AGGGATGCTAGGAGAAATCAAAGCATGATGAGTGAAGAGATAAACCCATACAACATAAACCAAATTGCCATGCCATTACATGATTTTGTCAATGATCCACTTGTCCATGAGCTGGTACATAATGCCATAACTTTGCAG GTAGCAGGATTGACAGAGAAATCTTGTTTAGAAGAGTCGCATGCAATTCGCCATTGCCTAAGAATGCACCCCTCACTCGGCAATTATGTATGTGATGTTGCAAAG AAAAGGTTGGACAAAATGTTCTTCGTTGGCCTCACGGAAAAACACAGAGAGTCAATGGAAATGTTTGCACAAAGTATTGAAGTTGAGCTACAATCACTCACAACAACATCTCAAG AAAAAAACTCTTCACTTACTGATGTTGAGATTGAAAAGTTCAATATCCAGCAG AATCTCTTTACTGCAAAATACGGACAAAAGTTCCTGTTAGGGAATCCCAATACATCGAATGGAAAT ATGACTGTTGAAAAATTGATGGAGGCTTATGATGCATGTGCGCCCAGACTACAAGAACTTCGAACTTTCGAGTATACACATTTTTTGAAGGAAGTTTATCCTATCAATTTCTCAAAGAAG GCACGCAAACAAATCCAAGATAGTATCATTCAACAGATATTATTGTTTAACAAACTTGACATAGAGCTTCACAAGCATGCCGAGGCCATTTTCAAACAACAGCATGAACGTTTGAAACAAAGATTAAACAAAGTG GTGAGCCAAAAGGTTAGCAGCACAAGCAATTGGTTGTCTAAAAAGGTTGTTGCTGGTACAGTACTTCTAAGCATTCTTGCTCTCCTCCTTTACGCACAACAGGCACGTTCAAAGCTCAAGGATAATTAA
- the LOC116267498 gene encoding protein-tyrosine sulfotransferase-like isoform X1, which yields MAGWAAKNSVVVLLAACAYAIKLMASASPSMEDGFESCENIVQSWADSSYASDDEIEAKQLRSLHDFLFFLHVPRTGGFALTKCLLMQLYHDKVCPITCDMQGWDSRKPKCRVHNAHGDYSLLSKLPKKRTSVVTMVRHPLDRVISIYELSTVRAARYLLYPNMTSATEAAERQCYERPHDVCLLDMWPFKHLMPRLAVELFARRDARRNQSMMSEEINPYNINQIAMPLHDFVNDPLVHELVHNAITLQVAGLTEKSCLEESHAIRHCLRMHPSLGNYVCDVAKKRLDKMFFVGLTEKHRESMEMFAQSIEVELQSLTTTSQGNDASDNDTEKNSSLTDVEIEKFNIQQNLFTAKYGQKFLLGNPNTSNGNMTVEKLMEAYDACAPRLQELRTFEYTHFLKEVYPINFSKKARKQIQDSIIQQILLFNKLDIELHKHAEAIFKQQHERLKQRLNKVVSQKVSSTSNWLSKKVVAGTVLLSILALLLYAQQARSKLKDN from the exons ATGGCTGGTTGGGCGGCCAAGAATTCTGTGGTGGTTCTGCTGGCAGCATGTGCATATG CAATAAAGTTAATGGCATCCGCTTCTCCCTCGATGGAGGATGGTTTTGAGAGCTGTGAGAATATTGTCCAGAGTTGGGCAGATTCATCTTATGCTTCTGATGATGAGATCGAAGCAAAGCAATTAAGGAGCTTACAcgacttccttttcttcctccatGTACCCAGAACTGGGGGATTTGCATTAACAAAATG CCTTCTCATGCAGCTCTATCATGACAAAGTCTGCCCCATCACATGTGACATGCAAGGGTGGGATTCAAG AAAACCAAAGTGCAGAGTGCATAATGCACATGGTGACTATAGCCTGCTGTCCAAATTGCCAAAGAAAAGGACTTCAGTGGTGACTATGGTGCGCCACCCGCTGGATCGAGTGATCAGCATATATGAGTTGTCCACAGTAAGGGCGGCTAGGTATCTGCTTTATCCAAACATGACTTCGGCCACGGAAGCGgcagaaagacaatgctatgaGCGGCCTCATGATGTGTGTCTCTTGGATATGTGGCCGTTTAAGCATTTGATGCCAAGGTTGGCAGTGGAGCTTTTTGCAAGG AGGGATGCTAGGAGAAATCAAAGCATGATGAGTGAAGAGATAAACCCATACAACATAAACCAAATTGCCATGCCATTACATGATTTTGTCAATGATCCACTTGTCCATGAGCTGGTACATAATGCCATAACTTTGCAG GTAGCAGGATTGACAGAGAAATCTTGTTTAGAAGAGTCGCATGCAATTCGCCATTGCCTAAGAATGCACCCCTCACTCGGCAATTATGTATGTGATGTTGCAAAG AAAAGGTTGGACAAAATGTTCTTCGTTGGCCTCACGGAAAAACACAGAGAGTCAATGGAAATGTTTGCACAAAGTATTGAAGTTGAGCTACAATCACTCACAACAACATCTCAAGGTAATGACGCATCGGACAATGACACAG AAAAAAACTCTTCACTTACTGATGTTGAGATTGAAAAGTTCAATATCCAGCAG AATCTCTTTACTGCAAAATACGGACAAAAGTTCCTGTTAGGGAATCCCAATACATCGAATGGAAAT ATGACTGTTGAAAAATTGATGGAGGCTTATGATGCATGTGCGCCCAGACTACAAGAACTTCGAACTTTCGAGTATACACATTTTTTGAAGGAAGTTTATCCTATCAATTTCTCAAAGAAG GCACGCAAACAAATCCAAGATAGTATCATTCAACAGATATTATTGTTTAACAAACTTGACATAGAGCTTCACAAGCATGCCGAGGCCATTTTCAAACAACAGCATGAACGTTTGAAACAAAGATTAAACAAAGTG GTGAGCCAAAAGGTTAGCAGCACAAGCAATTGGTTGTCTAAAAAGGTTGTTGCTGGTACAGTACTTCTAAGCATTCTTGCTCTCCTCCTTTACGCACAACAGGCACGTTCAAAGCTCAAGGATAATTAA